AAGGTCCGCAACTAACAATATAATTCAATGCCCAATGGGAAGAAAAATTTTGCGCCCAAACGGAGTTGACCCTATAAGTATCCTCACTCTCATCTTCAGGGATAATTTTTTCTCCTGAGGAAAAATATTTATATACAAAACTGGGCAGCGGCTGCAAACAAAGCGTGTTGATAAATGCAGCGTACTGGACTTTATTAGTAACTTGACCTTCTTCCCCAAGGACTGCATGTGCTTTCCAACGGACACTAAACTCTAAATCATTGTGAACAACAAAAGAGACTATGTCTTCGAAACATGCTCTTAAAGAAACAGCCCTCATATCAGCAATATAGGGATTCATCACCACGTCATAGAAAAATTTGAAGTCTTCCGCAGTAACACGCTTCTTCTCAAAAAACATTGGGTGTAAAGAAAAGGTCTTAGGAAATAAATTGGGATTGATAGGGTGCCAAAATACATCTGGGCGAAGATAAATATGAAATTCCTTATCACCAGAGCCGTCCTCCAAAAGCCTTTCCTCTATTTTGACAGCTAGCTCAGGAGCAAACTTCTCGTATTTACCCACGTGCTGAGCAGCCAGGGAAGGTACACACATTTCGTACATGCGTACAATGTTCTCGAAGCCATTGAAAGGACTAAGATTATCCGGACGGCACACATTGGCTGAACGCAACACTCCCTTAGGAAGAAACTTCTCCCCTAAAAGGGCTGGAAGAGTAGATGAAACATAGGGGTCTGGGGATAACAAGTTGGGAAGCTTTGGGTTCCCTATGTTTTTGCCATCAAAACCACAGGGAGAGGTTAAATTCCATAACTCTTTTTTCTGAACATTTCCTGATGAAGACCTGTAACTGTCTAGTTGATTTTGTTTGATGAGCGAAACTATATCACGGACATCTGATTTGATATCTGTCACGCTCCCTTTCACAACCTTAATGTCTCTTTCCAAAAGATCTGAAGACCAATAAAGAAGGAGCAACGCTCCAAAAAGAAGGATGCTTAAAACTCTATCGAAAAAAAAGTGTTTTTTCATCATATAGATGCTTCCCTAATAAAAAACATAGCCGCCCCGCTCGCAAACGTTTGGGCTTTTTACAGCTCAAAATATTTACATTCAAGATTTTGTTACAATTTTTTTTAATGCATGGTGCAGAAAAGAGGAAGCGGAGAAGAGTCACGTCGAAGGGAATTTTTAAAAAAGCTTTTAGCTTTCCTTGCAAGTTTAGTGGGGATACTCACCCCCACCAAACAATTGCCTAACACTATATGGAGGTTTTATCCATTTTTCTCCACCCCTACCCAATTGTCGAGGCTCTTTAACCATGGGTACTTGCTTGAGGTAAAAGAAGAAGAAACGTTACCCTCTTCGGGGGATTTTTCTTCGTTTTCGCCTTCTTCTTTGTTGTCTTCACAAGATTCTTTTTCGTCTGTAACAGCGTTGAAAACAACGGAGCTGTCTCCGAAAACTTGAGGAGCTGCAGCAAAAGCCGATAGAGCCAAAGCAGCAAAAACGATTCTTTTCATAATTATCTCCTTTTTATGCGTAACGACAAGGCCCTCGAACAAGGGATGAGCTCAACACAGGAGCCTCGACACAAAGCCGTCACAAATGAGTTTCGGCGGATTATACAGAAGCAAAGTTTGTTGGGCAAGAAAATAAACCCATCTTACTAAATGCAGGATCTTTACTATCAACAAACTTTAACAATCGTTTCTCTCTAAAAAGCCTTTAAGAAGCCCTGAAAACCATTTTAAATGGCAAATTCTGCAGTTAATTTTGGCAATAAATACAACCCACAAAGCAACAAAATTGCTCCCATAACAAGAACCACTAATGAGAAACAAAACGGGTCTATACCTATACCACAACACCATCTGAAAAAACTTTCTGAAAATACCGGAATGGGCACTCGCGTAGCATGTAACAATCCAGTTCCTGTCAAGAAGAGAACTACACCCAAAATCCCAAAGGCACAGCCAACATCATACCTGGCTCCTGCAGACATTGAATGCTTCCAAGAACTACTCACTCTAGAGAAAAAGCCCTCCGAAGACTGCAATGGAACGAAAGACTGTACTTTTATGCTCATAAAACAAAAAAAGAAAACTATAACCTATTAATGATCTGTTAATTATACTCGATTCCGTAAAACTTGATAAGACTTTGTGATTTCTTATAATCTATTTTTTTTAATTCTTCATAAATCCTAAGTCCTGCAGCGTTCATCCCCTGCTGGAAATACAATACCCCCAACTTAAACATCGTCTCACAATCTTTGGGCTTCAACTTCAGCACTATCTCGTATTCCTTAATTTCCTCTTGGGGCATCTGCAGGTCATGATAGCTGTAGGCCAGTTGAGAATGTACCCAAGCATTCCCGGGAGCGTATTCATTTAAAATTTTAAATTCTTCTATAGCTCTCCTAGCAACAGAGAAAAACTTTTCTTCAATTTCTCCATCGTACTTCTTCGAAGGAACCCAAAACATCGTATCAAACTCTGGGTACTTTCTCGGATCCGCGTATAAGCCCGACAGTGTGACATACGCATTTGCTAATGCCACGTGTGCTTCCAAATTTGTGGGAATAGTCTGAACTACCTTTAGGTAAGCCTCCACCGACCTTTCCAGCAACATTTCTCGAATTTTGAAGTAATCTTGCCAAAAACAAAAGCA
This sequence is a window from Chlamydiifrater volucris. Protein-coding genes within it:
- a CDS encoding tetratricopeptide repeat protein, with the translated sequence MSTFGQTYQEKGTTSSESFQNVLEPLCKKVSCRLRRFLHMQSAYLAGFSLLMVLEISIFLYMFLFSGKTLLPAFILSCFFLSLFVFLVIRLYLLSKKNDFYEALCSEYLDQALQCASFSGVIGEQSSIAVAASKLSSELQHSEYDLFSFAYRYLSKSLLRKVSCFCFWQDYFKIREMLLERSVEAYLKVVQTIPTNLEAHVALANAYVTLSGLYADPRKYPEFDTMFWVPSKKYDGEIEEKFFSVARRAIEEFKILNEYAPGNAWVHSQLAYSYHDLQMPQEEIKEYEIVLKLKPKDCETMFKLGVLYFQQGMNAAGLRIYEELKKIDYKKSQSLIKFYGIEYN